From uncultured Desulfobacter sp.:
GCTTGTCTCCCATAACACCGACACTTTTTATCGGTAAAAGCACGGCAAAGGACTGCCACAGTTTCCGATAAAGGCCGGCCTGTTTGATTTCCTGGATAAGAATGTCATCGGCCTTTCGAAGAACATCAAGGCGCTCTTTGGTAACATCCCCTAAAATGCGGATGGCAAGCCCTGGGCCGGGAAAAGGCTGGCGCCAGACAAGATTCTCATTGATACCAAGTTCAAGGCCAAGTTTTCTGACCTCATCCTTGAACAGCAGCTGCAACGGCTCAACGAGTTTGAGATTCATCTCTTCGGGCAGCCCGCCCACATTGTGGTGGGATTTAATGACCGACGTGGGGCCGCCAAAAGCGGATTTGGATTCAATGATATCCGGATACAACGTGCCCTGGCCAAGGAACTGAGCACCTTCAACCTTTTTGGCCTCGGCGTCAAAAACCTCAATGAAAAGTTTACCGATGATCTTTCTTTTCTTTTCAGGGTCCGTAACCCCGGCCAGTGCAGTTAAAAATTTTTCTTGGGCATCCACAAACTTGATGTTCATGTCCAGATTAGCCAGAAGACTGACCTCAAGCTGCGCTTTTTCATTCAGGCGTAAAAGTCCGTTGTCCACAAAAATGCAGTGCAGGTTTTTTCCCACGGCTTTATGGATCAGGGTGGCGGCAACAGAGGAGTCCACTCCGCCGGAAAGGCCCATGATCACTTTTTTGTCTCCAACCGCATCCTTGATCTGGGCAATGGCACCTTCACTGAAGGATTGCATGGTCCAGTTCTGCTCGCATCCGCAGACATCAAAAAGAAAATGGCGGATCATGGCAGCCCCGTTAATGGAGTGCTCCACTTCCGGATGAAATTGCAGGCCGAATAGCTTTCTTGAGTAATCTGCAATGGCGGCAATGGGGGTGTTGTCGGTCTGCGCCGTAATTTCAAACCCTTGGGGCAGTGCTTTTGCAGAGTCGCCATGGCTCATCCAGCACTGAAAACTGTCGTCCATCTCCTTGAACAGCGGGTTGCCCGGATTAATGCGCAGTTCTGCAAAGCCATACTCTTTTTTGCCGGCCTGTTTAATGGTGCCCCCAAGGGTATGCACCATGTAGTGCATGCCGTAGCAGATACCAAGAATGGGGACGTTCAAGTCAAAAATACCGGCGTCTATGGTCGGGCTGTTTTCTTCATAAATGGATGAAGGCCCACCGGAAAGAATGATGCCTGTGGGGGAAAGTTCCTTTAATTTTTTCAGGGGTATATCCGCCGGTTCCACCTGGCAGTATACATTGTTTTCCCTGACACGCCGGGCAATCAGCTGGTTAAACTGGGATCCGAAGTCAATAACTATGATCATGGGTATTTCCTACAAGGATTAGATTTAAATCGGCAAATTTTCCTATAAACATGGGAAAATTGCAAGTTGTTTTTGGTCTGAACTTGCCAAGAATGAAGGATTATGCTTTATTAGGTTTGCTTTTATTATTTTAAATTTAAGGAGATTGGATGTATTTAGCCAGTGATTTGAGAAAAGGGCTTAAACTGGAGATTGA
This genomic window contains:
- the guaA gene encoding glutamine-hydrolyzing GMP synthase; amino-acid sequence: MIIVIDFGSQFNQLIARRVRENNVYCQVEPADIPLKKLKELSPTGIILSGGPSSIYEENSPTIDAGIFDLNVPILGICYGMHYMVHTLGGTIKQAGKKEYGFAELRINPGNPLFKEMDDSFQCWMSHGDSAKALPQGFEITAQTDNTPIAAIADYSRKLFGLQFHPEVEHSINGAAMIRHFLFDVCGCEQNWTMQSFSEGAIAQIKDAVGDKKVIMGLSGGVDSSVAATLIHKAVGKNLHCIFVDNGLLRLNEKAQLEVSLLANLDMNIKFVDAQEKFLTALAGVTDPEKKRKIIGKLFIEVFDAEAKKVEGAQFLGQGTLYPDIIESKSAFGGPTSVIKSHHNVGGLPEEMNLKLVEPLQLLFKDEVRKLGLELGINENLVWRQPFPGPGLAIRILGDVTKERLDVLRKADDILIQEIKQAGLYRKLWQSFAVLLPIKSVGVMGDKRTFANCVAIRAVTSNDAMTADWAKLPHDLLGKISNRIINEVDKVNRVVFDITSKPPGTIEWE